The Physeter macrocephalus isolate SW-GA chromosome 17, ASM283717v5, whole genome shotgun sequence nucleotide sequence TGCCACAAGcccaagaaaaaagtaaaagccacaagtaaaaaagaggagagagcaaTGAAAAAGGcagggctgtggagggtgggtgtgtgtgtgtggggctgAGGGGACACCTGCTTCCACATTTCCTCGGCACACATCACCCCCTTCTGTCATCTTAAGCCATTATAGAGCCCAGTGGAGTGTTAGTCTGTTAGTTATATTCACTCACATGCTTCCTTTGAATATAGAATGTGACTGTTTGAAAAGCTGGTAGAATTAATCCCTCTTACTGTAGATAGCGCTGTgaatcttggattttttttcccgtGTTCTTTCAGATGAGATCTATAAATatctatacattatatatatatgtatattgggTACTCCGGCGTGTGGCTTTCCATCGGAGGTTGTGTCTTCTTTGGTCAAAGTGAACTATTAATggaatttgttattttcttctctgtacaaAGTGAAGAGCCTACTTTTGTGTATTCTGGTGCCTGATGTCATGAGACTTTGAGGtgacaaaatgtaaaacaaaaacccTTGTCAACGTAGAAAGAGTTAACTGTGCTGAAAAACTAATAAAGAAACTAAGAAGAATTTGAGTATGGTGATGCCATGCCCATCGTGAGAAGCTTCGGAAGAGACAGAATGTTTAAGCTGGTGAGGCTGGTGCTTCTTGGGTTTAGTTGGGGTTGACCGTTCAGAGTGAAGACAGGCATTTCCATCTATCTCTGTATTTCCATATCTTGTCACATTATCTTACCAATCCTTACATTAATTCCATAGGGTAGATACTAATTATCTTAgtttcacagttgaggaaactgaatttGCCCTTATTAATAAGAGGCCAAGCTGGGAGGTTGCCTTGACAGTATTTGACTTCAAAACCCAGACCTGTAACCTCTATGTTCGCTgcctcattttcttaaatttaacggCATGCTATTTCCCCATGTTTAACCACcatttctgattcatttactcAGCCATTTATCCAATAAATAGATATTGAGTTCCTGCTGTGTGTCAGCAACTAAAGAAGCAAGTAAATAAGCCCCTCCATGTGCTATGCAGAAGATGAAAAACTGAGCGGGTCGATTCTATCAATAGTTCTGGGAGCCCTGACCACACCACTCCGAAACACGTGCACAAACTGCTCTAATTGCGCTCCCAGCCGGCCTCCCGCGAGGCCTTCCCTTCTCATCCAGAAACGGGATTTTGCACTTCAACCGGACTTCTACCCCGAGGGGTTTCAGCTGTCACAGACCAAGACTGGGAAGGGTTGTGCCTGGCTCAGACCAGGCTCAAGGCGGCAAGGGGACACATCTTCCTGCACCCGGCGGCACGTTTTCTAAACCCAAGTGGGGAGACCCGGCCTCAAGGATGTCCTCAAGGATGTTCTCAGCAGGGGTGGTACGACCAGGTGCAAACCCCCGCTCGTCTTCCGCGTGGAAGTCGAAACGAACGTCACGTGGTCCTGGGGCGGGAACATAGGCCCCGCCCCTGAGAGTCCTGCCCCCGGACGCCGGAAGCGCCTGCGCGGGGCTGCGGAGTCGCGGGGCTGTGCGCCCTTGGACCATGGCGACCCAGGCGAAGCGCCGGCGGGTGAGTTGTGGCGGCAGACGCAGGCACACCCCTCTCCGCCGCGCCTCGCCGCTCCCCGGTCCGCAGCGCCGTCCCGCACGCGGCTGCGCGGCCTGCCGCGGGTCACTTGCCGCgctccacatcccctcccccaaccctggccCTTTCTCCGTGCGCGCGCGCCGCCTTCTTCTCCGCCCCCAGCGAGCTCTTCCGGGCGGGGCAACGCCACTGCGCTTGCTTATCTCAGGTGGCAGGGCTTGTGGGCTGCGAGGACCCGACCCCGGTGGCCGGCTTCCTGAGCTGGTGCCGGCGGGTGGGACTGGAGCTGAGTCCCAAGGtgagtggggggcggggtggaggcgGGCGCGGCGGGGAAGCGGGCGCTGTCTAGCTCTGACCGGCCGCTCTCCCTGCTCAGGTGGCGGTGAGCCGGCAGGGCACGGTGGCCGGCTACGGCATGGTGGCCCGGGAGAGCGTGCAGCCCGGGGAGCTGCTGTTCGCGGTGCCGCGGGCCGCACTCCTGTCGCAGCACACCTGCTCAATCAGCGGCCTGCTGGAGCGAGGTGGGCACGCCGGCGGGCTGGGACGCCGAGGCGGGCCTGCGGGACCGGCCGGGGCCCTAACCTCTTTGTCTCCCTCAGAGCGAGGCGCGCTGCAGAGCCAGTCGGGATGGGTGCCGCTGCTGCTGGCGCTGCTCCACGAGCTGCAGGCCCCGGCCTCGCCCTGGAGCCCCTACTTTGCGCTGTGGCCCGAGCTGGGCCGCTTGGAGCACCCCATGTTCTGGTGAGAGCCGCAGGAGGGGCAGCACCGTAGGTAGCCTGGCTCGAACCGCCCTGCTCTTGGGACACGGGTCCCAAGCGCTAGTCCCGGTAGATGGTGTGAAGAACCTGGGTGGGGGTGTCACTGCAGGCCAGAGGAGGAGCGCCGGCGATTGCTGCAGGGCACCGGCGTACCCGAGGCCGTGGAGAAGGATTTGGCCAGCATCCGCAGCGAGTATTATTCCATCGTGCTGCCCTTCATGGAAGCCCACCCCGATCTTTTCAGCCCCAGGGTTCGCTCTCTGGAACTGTACCGCCAGCTCGTGGCTCTTGTGATGGCCTACAGGTCAGTGAGCGGAGCCTTAAAAAGGACCCCTGTTTTTAGAACTCTATTGAGGGAGCAGAAGGGAAAAAACAGTGAACCCCACTCGCCTCTCACCCTGCACTGGGCTTTAGCAAAGTTCTCTCTGTGGCAGCTTTCAAGAACCACTGGAGGAAGAGGATGATGAAAAGGAGCCAAACTCCCCTTTGATGGTGCCTGCTGCAGACGTACTAAACCACTTAGCCAATCACAATGCCAATCTAGAATACTCTCCAGTGAGTGGATCTGTCCCAGTTCTTGTTCTTATGTGCACTGATGATTGGGCATTTGATTCAAACCGGTGTGTGACTTATGCTGGCCTGGCAGTTGAGCTAAACAGGCTCCATTCTCCTCAGTAATACTAAGAACGTGTAGGTGGAATTACCTCCTCCTCTGTGTACTTTTGCGTATTCCACTGAAATCCTCTGAACATAAAACATCTCAAAACCTTCCAAGAAAGCTGGGGTTAATCCTCTGATAAACCTTGCACCCTCAATGATTTGGTTCTATAGGTTGCTTGTTCTGTGCAGTGCCAGTGAACCAAGATTGTTTCCGGGCCCTGTGGACAGCAGTCTGGAACAGCCATAGTGTCAATACTTTTCAGAAGAGGGGATGTTTGTAAGACCGGTTTAAGATGATACCAAGGCTGTGTTTGGATCAATTCTATTTGCTAAGTGgaaagttgcaaaaaaaaaagatatgtttatggaattaaaaattaggaaatggtttaaaattatttttggccatgttgggtctgttgctgcatgcaggctttctctagttgcagcatgcagggggctactgttcgttgttgGTGCGTGGGCATCtcattgcggaggacaggctctaggcacacgggctcagtagttgtggctcacgggctctagagtgcaggctcagtagttgtggtgcacgggcttagttgctccgtggcacgtaggatcttcccggaccagggatcgaacccgtgtcccctgcattggcaggcagattcttaaccactgtgccaccagggaagtccctggctatTACTTTTAAAAGCTTGTGTCCATTTGCTGTTCCTACTTTGatctgggttttttggtttttgtttttgattttttgctACACTGTGCAGAGCCTAGTTCCCTGctcagggattgaaccagggccccagcagtctcaaccactgggctgcagggaagtccctaattcaTTTCTGTAAAgctagaaactttttttttttttttttttttttttttggctatgtcaccactgtgccaccagggaagtccctggctatTACTTTTAAAAGCTTGTGTCCATTTGCTGTTCCTACTTTGatctgggttttttggtttttgtttttgattttttgctACACTGTGCAGAGCCTAGTTCCCTGctcagggattgaaccagggccccagcagtctcaaccactgggctgcagggaagtccctaattcaTTTCTGTAAAgctagcaacttttttttttggctatgtcgggtcttagttgtgtcacacgggctctttgttgctgtgcacaggcttctctctagttgtggtgtgtgggcttagttgccccgtggcatgtgatgggatcttagttccctcaccagggattgaacctgtgtcccctgcattggaaggtggattcttaaacactggaccaccagaagtCCCCAACCAAAGCTAGCAACTTTTTAAGTGTTTGTGAGATGACTGAGCGGAGATTACCTACTAAACCATTGGGATGACCTTTGACCTTTGTAAgcctcaccacttttattctacAGTACAGGATCTTAGTAAGAACTAAAGGTAGAATGTTGGTATAGTGTCAGTCCCATCACTGAACTATACCTGCTGGAGGGAACTGTACCCTCCTAGGAGGGAAGTAATCTTCACGAGGCGGGCCTGGGAAGGGCCTGGCCCCAGTTTCTCCCTTCCACCCCAGAATTGTCTTCGGATGGTGGCCACTCAGCCCATTCCTGAAGGCCATGAGATTTTCAACACTTACGGGCAAATGGCTAACTGGCAGTTGATTCACATGTATGGTTTTGCTGAACCGTATCCTGACAACACGGATGACACGGCTGACATTCAGATGGTGACGGTTCGTGAAGCAGCATTACAGGGTGAGTGATTAAACCTTGGACACTGGTGTATGTCTCCATCCCCCTGCCCCAGGTGCTCTGCCAATAGTAGTTGCTCCCTTTTTGTAGACTAAGGAGAAATGAGCTCTTGGGTATACTGACTTTCACACCAGTACTTTCTGTCTACAGGAACAAAAGTTGAAGCTGAAAGGCTCCTACTGTATGAACGCTGGGATTTCTTATGCAAACTGGAGATGGTAGGGGAAGAGGGAGCCTTTGTGATTGGGCGGGAGGAGGTGCTGACAGAAGAGGAACTGGCCATGACACTCAAGGTAAATGCTCAAAATAAGTATTTAGATCTAGGTGCGAGGAAAAGTGGCATGGATGGAGAGGACACTTAAATACTGTCAAGATAGGTTGGCTTCTCTAAATCAATTCCGGAAATACGCAAGTAAAGGGCCCCATGGTTGCTTCTAGGTACTGTGCATGCCTGCTGAGGAGTTCAGAGAATTTAAAGAACAGGATGGATGGGGAGATGATAAAAGGGAAGAGGACAGCCTGACAATCACAAATATCCCCAAACTCAAAGCATCATGGAGACGGCTTCTTCGGGACAGTGTTTTGTTGACCCTGCAAACCTATGCCACAGACTTGAAAACTGAGCAAGATTTACTCAGTAGTAAGGAGGTCTACGCCACACTCAGCTGGAGGGAACAGCAAGCCTTACAGGTTCGTTATGGTCAGAAGATGATCTTACACCAATTATTGGAACTGACAAATTAGCAGGTTCCCTTTTTCCTGAAGAATGTCCAGGAGAAGAACTCTCTAAGCTGGTACACACTGATGCTTGAAAAGGAGGATAATTTGGaccttttgttttgcatttcataCTAAATACCAAAAGGAAAAGTAGCAAAACTGTTGTCTAGGATGAATTCCAAGGTAAGAGTGACATGCTGAAGGATTGGGAACAGTAGACGTGGGAACTGCTGCTTATTGTTATGAACACTAATAAATTTTAGAGCTGTTTGGTTCTCAGTTTGATCCAAAGTTGGCAGAAATGTGATAGGGATACATTTTGTTGTAGTCTGGCATTTAATAACATGGACTTTGAAAGTAGACGtggttcaaatccaggtctaTTTTGAACAAGTCACTTTCCCTTTTTAACAACTGTTTCCTGTTGGAGGATTTAATAAGCTGTGTCACTGGGACTCTGAGCAATTGTTTAAATTCCTTAAGCAGCCTAGATGGCACAACTTACCCTTAAGACGCCAATGACATTCAAGTCCCTGTGTAAGATTTCTACTGTTTAATCTTGAACCTTCTTTTTGTCCTCTCTGGCCATAAAACTTGAGTCATAAAAGGtaaggtgtatatatatgttttaaatatatacctactccttttcttttaaaaattatatctaacaaacattgtatagcaattatagtccaataaagatgttaaaaaatatatattgaaacaCCATGAGGGTAAAGGATGTTTTTAAATGGgcattttgaaattgtttttgtttaatcATAGAAACCTCCAATAATTTTTCACtgttggaaaggaaaaggaaaacactacaCAAAAATCACTTCCTTGTTTAAAGATGCCAGATTGGTAGTGGGAAAAACCTACCATTCAGCAAAAGTTGGTGTTCCCCAATGGGAAGGCTGGGTGATCCACTTTCCTCCTCACCACCAGCACTGGCTGCTACTGAGAAAGGCACAGTGGACTCGTGTGTGTGTCATGACTTTAATGTTTGTTTGACTACAGTATGCATACACATACAAGAAGTAGGGAAGCTAAAGCCCAGGAACTAGGAAGGCTACAAAATACAACACATGGACCAATACATTTACAAAACATTCAGAATCCTTACAAAAGGGGCTGTATTGGTCCTTTTGACTTTGTTGTTGTTCAGCTTAGTCTGTATGGCCATTCATTGGGATAATGGGGAAGGGCAATTCATAATATTTGGTTCCTTTCTGCACAGTTTACAAGTTatcaggagagagatgggggaacttTAGGCCTGGTTTGGCTTCCCTTTATAAAAAGAAGTGTCTCAGAGGGCCCAAAGGGATGTGTTCTgcagcagaaaagagaaaatgatgctCTGCCAGCAGCCAGCTTTAGATTTGGGGAAgaggcaaaataaaaatctacGGGATCTCAATTGTGAACTCTTCCCATATTTCCTGGCATACCAAATTCTACACATCGACATTTTTTAACAACTCTGATTTTCAAGGTCCCcatccatatttaaaaaaaataagtcacacagTATTTAAACTGGCTTTCCTGCTATTCTTTGGGACACCAGGAATGTCAGATGACATGGAGCTAAGCCCCCCGGCCCCAACAAGTGCATGGCATCAGCAGCCTCTTCAATTTTTAAGCTGGGAAGTAGGTACCACCAGTTTATCTACTTTCCTTGGACACATTTTGTACAAACCCAAGAAGTTCCAGACAAaggttttctctttcatatatttaCACAAGTTCAAAATGATATTCACAGCATCTTCTAAATGTTGGCCAGGAGtcaaaaaaaatgcatttaaatttgGAACGTGTCCACATAGACAGGAAGCTGACCCAAACAGTAATTGGGGCAGATACCCGAGACCAAAGGGCTGGGAAAGTCAGGAAGAGCTGAAAGAATCTTCAGCCAGTTTATGAACTTGGTACAGTGGGACCTCCAGGCTGACAAATTTACAACAGAGATGTGGTTCCATCTAACTGGCACCTGTCCCTTCCATTACTTGCTGAGCCTGCTTTTGTCCCATGCAGCACTGTGCGACAGACTGGAATAACCTGAAGAATGGAGACAGTTACAAGTTTGTGAGAAAACTTCAGGCCTGACTAAAACCTTGcgtcttatttataattttggttaCTATGGCCTTCTTAATCACCCACCCAAGCTGGAGCCATCAAATGATTCTCATTCTTCTGTGTTAAGAatggaacaatttaaaaattacttttaactcACTTTTCAATTTCTGGGGCACAGTGTACAAACTCGTGGTTCCAGAACTTAAACGCTGGATTTTTAATCAGCTCAATGAAGGTAATAAGAAGACCCCAAGGATGTGGCCTATTTACAATCAACCGTTCCAAAAGAACcctggagaagggaagaaaagttaGTCAATGCACAGAGAAACATACAAATTCATGACCACTTCtccatttgtgttttttcctaaCACTTTTCCCCTGATTATTACACTACATGCAAAAGTTGTTAGCTTTACAAAAGGCAGGTGGATTAAGTCTTTTCTACAGAATGGTTAAATGCAGGTAGATTCTAGAATTATATAACAAACATGGGTCTGAATCCCTCCTCTTCCCATTACTGAGCCTAGAAGACTAAGTTAAAGGATGATAAATTACATGACACAGAGAAGATAATCACTTAAAGAATACATACTCAATGAAAGTAAATAGGAAATAAGAATTTTACTACTAGTAGTACATGTGTAAATTGGGTGGGATAATTCTTCACATCCTTTGATAAAACCGATTGTACTTCTAAATTTACCCTAAGGATGTAATAAAGCACAAGAACAAAGATTTAAGTTCGAGGAAGTTCACAAAAGCTTTATACAGTCCACAAAATAGGACTTTTACCATCTAAACatctaataataaaaagttaatttttagtATATAAACCTAAGGAATACTAATACTCCGAAACTACTATTAGGCGAAAGGGCAAGTTTAACAAGTCTGGTCCAGTTTTTTAAGTTTGTGTATACATCTCTCACTAGGATGTACCCATTTCCTGATCTCCAATGCTGTACATAGTCCAAACAATCTGCAACAGATTCCTAACTATTGTTAGTAAAACACACATATGATCCTGTTATttctcctgcttaaaaccttcCAACCCAGAGGGAATGACAAGTCTAAGTTCTTTAACATGGCCTTTAAAAGGCCTGGGTGTTTCAGGAGTGGTTAAATAATGCTAACACCACCACCTGAGAAAAACTCCCAATCTATCAAAATGCTGCGCcttttgttgaaaactttttgTTTCAGCAGTGATTAGTAATTCTCTactcgtgattttttttttgcatccatCAGACTATCAGGAGGGCAGAACCATGCCCATTTTGTTCACAACTATTTAACACATGTAAGTTGCTCAGTGAACATGGAATGCATAGGGAAAAAAACACTCAGAATTCATAATAAAGGGGAAGAGGCTCCATTTAGAACCCTCTGAAAAACAGACCTCTCTCTTACCTTGTGATCTGTTCTTGGATAGCTTCAGTGTTGGCCTCTGCAAAAAGGTAGAGCATGGTGCAGCTGAAGTAGTGAGTGTGGCTATTTGGGTACCGCAGCTGATTTGCAATTGCATTCAAGAAGAGATACCGACCTAGATATTAAGAAAAACCAGCTTAGTGAGAATTTACTCTGAAAGGCCAAAGTCAGAAGACAAATCATTCTGGCTGGCtggatttgcatttctgataTAGGTTCTCAAATTATCCTCTGGTTTCAACCAGCGATGCTCAGGGCCCCAAAGAGTTCATTTCTGTGGGTTTTATGTAactatttttcacattaaaaaaattgtagttaAAAAAATTAGTCAATTTAAAAGTAAGAGACCTACTGCATATTAATATAACctgttaataaaaattttaagtatttcccCCCAAGAAACTTAAGAGAGTCACTGTTTCACATTCTGCTGGATTCTCATTTCTGCCCTTATGTTCAATCTGTTCCAGCCAGTACGGTTACTTCATGTGGCCTCTGGAAACCGTCACTGTACACTTGTGACAACATgagtgtgaaaaaaagaaaatgtctttttattattaaaatagtctTAACCCCACagccctcctccttctttttttaaaaaatatttatttattatgtatttattttggctgcactgggtcttagttgtggcatgccggctccttagttgctgcatgcatgcgggatctagttccccaacccgggatcaaaccagggccccccgcattggaagcgtggagtcttacccactggaccaccagggaagtccctcacgaCCCTTCTATAAGGGTCTTGGGGATAAGCCACTAAGGGTTCCCAGACTATACTTTGAGAAATGCTAGTTTAAACTTTATTGGAATAAGTATTCATTGGATTTGGTTATCTCCCTCTGCTTGACATTACTGAGGTTTGTAAGGCCATCACAGTGAGCTTTAACACTTACTTAAAGGCTATCCACTTTTTTTGTTGGGCTCTGGACGTAATGGTATTCATTTGTGTTAAATCTTGATTTTAAGCTGTCTCAAACGCCCTCCTACAAATAGGCAAGTAGTATATACTCAAAATTAGCCTCTTAAAAATCCATAGCGAAGTTAAAAAAGTAGGCATCCTCCTAAAGTGTATGTGTGTTAGGCTGAGCAGGACTATATCGTTGGTCACCACCTACTATACAGAACACCAAAATTTGTAGTTCAACCAAGCAAGATGCAACCTACAATAGGAATTATACTGTGAACTTTTTTGCAGAGCAGGTAGGGGAAGTTCTATTCATTAATCTTTACACATTTAATATCTAACATATTGCCTGGCAAAGAGGCATCAATAAATGTTGGGATAAAAGGCAGGCTAACAAAAAAAGTAACATGAGCCTATTTTTAAAGAGAGGCTAGTAAAAAGAACATGTTTATTTtcacactaaaaaagaaaaatactacaatcatacacactgaaatattaacTGATGTGGTAAGGATTctggatgatttttttcctttatgctttGCTGTGTCTTCTGCATTGAGCAAATACTATCAAATTCAAGATAAAATAACCAACCAGACCCATAACCATATTGACAGAACATTCTCTATTGTGGCTTTAAGTATTTTGGGGACCAGACTGTGACAAAAAGTGCACAAAATTTGACTCTGAGAACTAGCTGGCTTCACTCACCTTCAGTGTCCAAGTCCACAGCCAGGTTCTGGAAGATGTCCATGTGAGCAGAGTGGGTGATCGTGCTCATTGAAGGTGTGCTGCCCTTGTTGTGGATATGTGCAATGGCCTGAGTCCCTACATAGAGCACCAGTGCATTAATGAGCTGGAGGTTGTAGCGATTACCAGGCTCATTGGATAcctaaatgaacaaaacagaaagctcCTGACTTACTGTCACAGAGGACTTAGGCATCGGATTTAGGCACCGATATTTCTAAGAACCCTTTTTATGCCTTTCACAGAAAAGTTGAACTGTTCCCAATATCCTCTGTGacttaaattttagaaatctGCTTGAATTTGAGGTTATTTAACAAATACACAGTTCCACAAGGGCAGTTGTATCAACAACAGAAATATGATTTCCCTTGGGAAACCAAAGCTTTGACAGTTAACCAgcacaaaaataaagtttataaagtCAAAATATGCACTATCTCACTTATAAAAAAGATTTGGAGAGGGAAAAACATGTGGTTTCTTGGTATGGAAAGACTGGAAAGATAATACAGCTTCAATCAATTTCTATACAGCAAATTGAACCAGAATCCATTTACTTAGAAGAGTCTTGGAGTAGTGGATGATTATCAGCAATCTTTTCTTACAGAAAACCAGTCCATTTCCTGGCTGCCTCTTCCAAGGCTATATAGCTTGTCACTAGTAAAATGTATAATCCAGTTAATCTCATCCaaccattaaaaacaacaacgTGCTTTACAACCTTTAAAGCAGGTTGAAA carries:
- the SETD6 gene encoding N-lysine methyltransferase SETD6 isoform X1 codes for the protein MATQAKRRRVAGLVGCEDPTPVAGFLSWCRRVGLELSPKVAVSRQGTVAGYGMVARESVQPGELLFAVPRAALLSQHTCSISGLLERERGALQSQSGWVPLLLALLHELQAPASPWSPYFALWPELGRLEHPMFWPEEERRRLLQGTGVPEAVEKDLASIRSEYYSIVLPFMEAHPDLFSPRVRSLELYRQLVALVMAYSFQEPLEEEDDEKEPNSPLMVPAADVLNHLANHNANLEYSPNCLRMVATQPIPEGHEIFNTYGQMANWQLIHMYGFAEPYPDNTDDTADIQMVTVREAALQGTKVEAERLLLYERWDFLCKLEMVGEEGAFVIGREEVLTEEELAMTLKVLCMPAEEFREFKEQDGWGDDKREEDSLTITNIPKLKASWRRLLRDSVLLTLQTYATDLKTEQDLLSSKEVYATLSWREQQALQVRYGQKMILHQLLELTN
- the SETD6 gene encoding N-lysine methyltransferase SETD6 isoform X3; this translates as MATQAKRRRVAGLVGCEDPTPVAGFLSWCRRVGLELSPKVAVSRQGTVAGYGMVARESVQPGELLFAVPRAALLSQHTCSISGLLERERGALQSQSGWVPLLLALLHELQAPASPWSPYFALWPELGRLEHPMFCFQEPLEEEDDEKEPNSPLMVPAADVLNHLANHNANLEYSPNCLRMVATQPIPEGHEIFNTYGQMANWQLIHMYGFAEPYPDNTDDTADIQMVTVREAALQGTKVEAERLLLYERWDFLCKLEMVGEEGAFVIGREEVLTEEELAMTLKVLCMPAEEFREFKEQDGWGDDKREEDSLTITNIPKLKASWRRLLRDSVLLTLQTYATDLKTEQDLLSSKEVYATLSWREQQALQVRYGQKMILHQLLELTN
- the SETD6 gene encoding N-lysine methyltransferase SETD6 isoform X2, giving the protein MATQAKRRRVAGLVGCEDPTPVAGFLSWCRRVGLELSPKVAVSRQGTVAGYGMVARESVQPGELLFAVPRAALLSQHTCSISGLLERERGALQSQSGWVPLLLALLHELQAPASPWSPYFALWPELGRLEHPMFCPRVRSLELYRQLVALVMAYSFQEPLEEEDDEKEPNSPLMVPAADVLNHLANHNANLEYSPNCLRMVATQPIPEGHEIFNTYGQMANWQLIHMYGFAEPYPDNTDDTADIQMVTVREAALQGTKVEAERLLLYERWDFLCKLEMVGEEGAFVIGREEVLTEEELAMTLKVLCMPAEEFREFKEQDGWGDDKREEDSLTITNIPKLKASWRRLLRDSVLLTLQTYATDLKTEQDLLSSKEVYATLSWREQQALQVRYGQKMILHQLLELTN